AAAATTATTTCACCGGCTATGATCTGGCAATCTACGATCAAGCGGTTTGGCACCTAAGCAGGTTCGAGATTCCCGAAAGCAGTCTTCGCAACGTTCCGGTGGTTTTTGGCGATCATTTTGCTCCGGCTCTGTCTTTGCTCGTGCCGTTTTACTGGCTTTTCCCCACCCCCTCTGCCCTATTGGTCCTCCAGGTCATTATTACTCTTTTGCCAGTTTGGTTCTTTTGGCTTTGGGGCAGAGATTGGAAAATCAAACCTTCTTACATTTTGATAATTTCTTTGTTTTATCTCACCTCTCCGGCAATTCAAGGATTTTTGGGTTTTGATTTCCATGACATCCTCTTCGGACCGCTGTTCCTTTCGGCTGCTTTTTACTTCCTGCAAAAGAAGAATTGGCTCTTTTATTTTTTCAATATTTGTTTGCTCATATTCACGAGGGAGGTCCTGCCATTGCTAGTCGCTGTTATTGGTGTATTTGTGTTTTTCAGGGAGCGCCTGCGCCAGATCGGAATAATAACTCTCTTGATAGGAATCATTGCTTTTCCTATTATCGTCGGCCCCCTCATGAACAGCTACAACTACTCTTTTGTTCAACGCAGTCCTTACTTTCAGATGTTCCCGGGCTTTGACCAAGGATTAAAGAATGGAGTGATAAATATGATCAAGAATCCGGGCCTGATCTTAAGGGTAATATCTGAATTTCCGGATAAGTGGTGGACGATAAGCTTCTTCATCCTCCCGCTTGCGCCCGCTTTGTTTTTCGAACCGTGGCTCTTGGTTCTTTTCCTCCCGCAACTAGCGGAAAAGATCTTAAGCTCCTACCAATATCTCTCGTTTATGAAGTTTCAATACAATCTCTTGTTCGCCCCTTTGGCGGCGATCGCCTTTATTTATCTTATAAAGAAGCTGGCGGAAAACGATATCGGCGGAACGCCTCGGGAAAAGACGAATCGATTAAAATTATTCTTCCCCCGGCCAATAATGCTTTTTTTAGTTTTTCCTCTGGTCCTGAACCTTGTCTATAGCTCTCAATACAGTTATCTCCTGTCTCCCTTCCAAGAATGGAAGTTTACCAGCAGAGAATCTCCCTCTGCCCCAACCGAGGCATTTCAGGAACTAGTGGACATTATTCCCAAAGATGTCCAGGCCAAGGTCGCCGCATCCCAAGTATTTTTGCCCCATCTGAATCATCGTCAAAATCTTTATCTGCTTCCCAGAATCAGCGACGCCTCTTTTATTATCTTCAATTTTTGTCCAAAGCAGCCTTGCAACTATTGGCCGATACAGACTAAAAATATTATCCAATTGAACAATTTCTTGAGGAACAATCCTTCTTTTGAAGTAGAAAAAGTAAACGAGGCGGGAGTGGTTTTTGAGAGAAAAGGGCCGTTCACGGAAAAACTTCGCCAAGACCTGGCCGCTTTTTGCCTTTCCTTAATCTCCGACCAAGAACACCTTCATTCTTCTCATAAGCAATATTTATTAGAGAACTGCAGTTTCTGATGTGGTTTTATAGAAGAGTTTTTCCGCTTTAAAATTTCTAAACAGTTTCTCTCTGGGCCAACAATTGATGACGTCTTCTTTCCCTGCCCAGCCACGTCTCGCCTGGCCAATGCCAAAGCCCATCAAAGACAGGTGCTCTCTGGAGTGGGCGTCGGTGTTGATAATCATCTTTACTCCCGCTTCTTTTGCCTGGCGGATCTTTGAATCGTTGAGATCGAGGCGGCTCGGGAAAGCATTGATTTCCAAAACGGTTTTGGTTTCTTTGGCTGCCTTCAGGAGAGCCGGGAAATCAACCTGATACTCATCCCTCTTTTTGAGAATCCGGCCTGTCGGATGGGAAATAATATCCACATTCGGATTTCTCATGGCTTTAACGATCCTCTGAGTCATCTGATTCTTTAGCATTTTCATGCTCGAGTGAACGCCGGCAATGACAAAATCAAGTTTCTCTAGGACCTCGTCTTTAATGTCGATTGAGCCGTCGTTTAATATATTCGCCTCACATCCCTGAAGAATCCTAAATTTTGTATTTTGCCTGCCCGCCGTAGCTTTAAGCGAAGGCGGGTATTTAGTATTTAGTATATCTATCTCTCGACGCTGCGCCATTAACTGTTTTTCATTTAGGCCGTGCTCAAGGCGTAAAAATTTGGTATGGTCGGCAATGCCTATATATTGATAACCCATTTCTTGAGCGGTTTTTGCCATTTCCAGAATTGTGTTCTTGCCGCCGTCCCAAGAAGAATGGCAGTGAAGATCTCCCAGAATTTCTTTGTAGCCGATGAGCTTTGGCAGCCTGCCATGCTGGGCGGCCTCGATCTCTCCCTGGCCCTCTCTTAATTCGGGTTCAATAAAAGGAAGGCTTAGAGCTCGATAAACATCTTTTTCCTCGGCACTGGCGATCATCCTTTTCCCTTTAAAAAGCCCGTACTCATTGAGTTTTAAGCCTTTTTCAATAGCGATTTTCCTCAAGACAATGTTGTGCTCTTTTGAACCGGTGAAATACTGGAGGGCGGCTCCGTAGCTTTTATTTGGAACTATTCGCAGGTCAATGTCAAAACCGTTTTTCATCCTGACCGAGGCTTTGGTCGATCCTTGGCCCCAAACCCTGACTACTCCTGGCAGATGGACAAAAAAGTCAACCGCCTTTCTCGGATTTCTGC
This genomic stretch from bacterium harbors:
- a CDS encoding DUF2079 domain-containing protein, which gives rise to MEELTEKRMKLFWAAWLAIALIIIAVSSPLVFNSFWVSLLGLFFFSVLLTPPLGFFIETIALKKEGWLEKRGLLLIFIIWLLFVAFYSVFALHRQENYFTGYDLAIYDQAVWHLSRFEIPESSLRNVPVVFGDHFAPALSLLVPFYWLFPTPSALLVLQVIITLLPVWFFWLWGRDWKIKPSYILIISLFYLTSPAIQGFLGFDFHDILFGPLFLSAAFYFLQKKNWLFYFFNICLLIFTREVLPLLVAVIGVFVFFRERLRQIGIITLLIGIIAFPIIVGPLMNSYNYSFVQRSPYFQMFPGFDQGLKNGVINMIKNPGLILRVISEFPDKWWTISFFILPLAPALFFEPWLLVLFLPQLAEKILSSYQYLSFMKFQYNLLFAPLAAIAFIYLIKKLAENDIGGTPREKTNRLKLFFPRPIMLFLVFPLVLNLVYSSQYSYLLSPFQEWKFTSRESPSAPTEAFQELVDIIPKDVQAKVAASQVFLPHLNHRQNLYLLPRISDASFIIFNFCPKQPCNYWPIQTKNIIQLNNFLRNNPSFEVEKVNEAGVVFERKGPFTEKLRQDLAAFCLSLISDQEHLHSSHKQYLLENCSF
- the polX gene encoding DNA polymerase/3'-5' exonuclease PolX translates to MRMNNQELAKIFSAIATYLEMEEASFRSNAYERAALNLEALDKEVGEVYEEKGIKGLTEIPGIGVNLARKIEEYLKTGKVGYYQDLKKKTPVDLEELIAVEGIGPKMVKDLWHHLRIRNLKDLEKAALAGKIRNLPHFGMKTEANILQGIQFLKKSKGRFLLGEILPEVQEVVSKLKDLKEIERINLAGSLRRGKETIGDADILAVSRNPRKAVDFFVHLPGVVRVWGQGSTKASVRMKNGFDIDLRIVPNKSYGAALQYFTGSKEHNIVLRKIAIEKGLKLNEYGLFKGKRMIASAEEKDVYRALSLPFIEPELREGQGEIEAAQHGRLPKLIGYKEILGDLHCHSSWDGGKNTILEMAKTAQEMGYQYIGIADHTKFLRLEHGLNEKQLMAQRREIDILNTKYPPSLKATAGRQNTKFRILQGCEANILNDGSIDIKDEVLEKLDFVIAGVHSSMKMLKNQMTQRIVKAMRNPNVDIISHPTGRILKKRDEYQVDFPALLKAAKETKTVLEINAFPSRLDLNDSKIRQAKEAGVKMIINTDAHSREHLSLMGFGIGQARRGWAGKEDVINCWPREKLFRNFKAEKLFYKTTSETAVL